In the Gossypium arboreum isolate Shixiya-1 chromosome 10, ASM2569848v2, whole genome shotgun sequence genome, one interval contains:
- the LOC108488466 gene encoding DEAD-box ATP-dependent RNA helicase 15-like isoform X2, translated as MVVKTHLSRMGRRWHQCFILIAAVSKHFLRGYVGIHSSGFRNFLLKPELLRSIVDSGFEHPSEGKVLNSCLMLTFVNSMN; from the exons ATGGTCGTCAA AACACACTTATCCAGGATGGGAAGGAGATGGCATCAGTGCTTTATACTTATCGCAGCTGTGTCAAAGCACTTCCTCAG GGGGTATGTTGGAATTCACAGTTCGGGATTCAGAAACTTTCTGCTGAAACCGGAGCTGCTTCGATCTATTGTGGATTCTGGTTTTGAACATCCTTCCGAAGGCAAAGTTTTAAACTCATGTCTGATGTTAACATTCGTGAATTCCATGAATTAA
- the LOC108488466 gene encoding uncharacterized protein LOC108488466 isoform X1 produces the protein MYESLHFAYGLLEVLISVTSITIWNKGIISQIILSFPIAVFTGRNMFAERSKQEHTYPGWEGDGISALYLSQLCQSTSSGGMLEFTVRDSETFC, from the exons ATGTATGAGAGTTTACATTTTGCATACGGCTTGCTTGAGGTGTTGATCTCTGTGACTTCTATCACCATATGGAATAAAGGCATCATTAGCCAAATAATTCTTTCGTTCCCTATAGCAGTTTTTACTGGGAGAAATATGTTTGCTGAAAGGAGTAAACAAG AACACACTTATCCAGGATGGGAAGGAGATGGCATCAGTGCTTTATACTTATCGCAGCTGTGTCAAAGCACTTCCTCAG GGGGTATGTTGGAATTCACAGTTCGGGATTCAGAAACTTTCTGCTGA